The following are encoded in a window of Castanea sativa cultivar Marrone di Chiusa Pesio chromosome 5, ASM4071231v1 genomic DNA:
- the LOC142635356 gene encoding putative mitochondrial protein AtMg00310 produces MIQAIPTYTMSCFKLPKGLVKELEVLIRKFWWGYNGDSRKVHWVNWKRLCEAKEVGGLGFKEIEKFYDSLLAKQVWRMINNQNSLCHKVFKARFFPDCSILDAKDSTIGSHAWKSILGARDVIRRGMVWRIGNGQDVRIKEDRWLPIKSNRITISPLTSVQPDTKVCSLINHELGMWKSNVVERLFLPHEAAMILGIPLSLRMPHDDITWGLNS; encoded by the coding sequence ATGATACAGGCCATTCCCACATACACTATGAGTTGTTTCAAACTTCCAAAGGGTTTGGTGAAGGAGTTGGAGGTTCtgattagaaaattttggtggggttaTAACGGTGATAGTAGAAAGGTTCATTGGGTGAATTGGAAGCGCTTATGCGAGGCCAAAGAAGTTGGGGGTTTGGGATTCAAAGAGATTGAGAAGTTTTATGACTCATTATTGGCTAAGCAAGTATGGCGCATGATAAACAACCAAAATTCCCTTTGTCACAAGGTGTTCAAAGCAAGATTTTTCCCAGACTGCTCAATCCTAGATGCCAAAGACTCTACCATTGGTTCCCATGCATGGAAGAGTATTCTAGGAGCTAGAGATGTGATTCGTAGGGGTATGGTGTGGAGGATAGGGAATGGGCAAGATGTTAGAATAAAAGAGGATAGATGGCTTCCAATTAAATCCAATAGAATTACTATATCACCCCTTACTTCTGTCCAGCCCGACACTAAGGTGTGTTCCTTGATCAACCATGAACTCGGAATGTGGAAATCTAATGTGGTGGAAAGGCTTTTCCTCCCCCACGAAGCTGCCATGATTTTGGGAATTCCATTGAGTCTTAGAATGCCTCATGATGACATTACATGGGGTCTTAACTCCTAA